The nucleotide window TGAATCATCGGCTTTCCTCCCACTAAATACGCAAAGAGAAAAAGCAGCTTTCAAGCTGCTTTTTGAATTACTTTGTGTTTTCACAAACTTGGTTACCAACTGTACATGAGGTTTTGCATGCGGACTGACAAGATGTTTGACATTCTCCGCAACCTTTGCTTTTAATTTCCTTCAATTTACCTCTGCTAAGGGTTTTTATGTGCTTCATTCTATTCATCCGTCCTTTCTTTAAATATACTACTCCTTAATACCGAAACAATTCTATTGCTCTTCAACTGTCCCTATCGCCCATTTGCTGAGCTGGAGCTTTAATTTATCAGCTCCGATTTCTATTGTAAGAATTTCGTCGCTGCTTTTAATAATTGTTCCGTTGATTCCGCCAATGGTGACTACCTTGTCGCCCACCTTCAAGTTTTCTCTCATCTTCTGTATTGCCTTGTTTTTCTTCTGTTGCGGTCTAATCATAAGAAAATACAAAATTCCAATAAATAGCAATGGAAACAGAAGCTGGATAGTAGATGAATTCATCGATATTTCCCCCTTATTTTTTTTTACTTAGCCCTATATATCTTTCCCTATCATATTATCATAACCATAGTTTCTAAAAAAGTCTTTTTTTAGCGTTTTGAATGTATCTTCATCTATAGCTTTACGTATCTTTTCCATCAAATTAAGCAGAAAATGCAAATTATGATAGGAAAAAAGCCTAGCAGACAAAATTTCATTCGATTTATACAGATGCCTCAGATACGCTTTTGAGTAATTACGGCAGGTATAGCAATCGCAATCCGGGTCTAGCGGCGAAAAATCTCTAGTGTATTGTGCCTGCTTGATTGAAATCCTCCCTCGGCTAGTCATTGCCGTTCCATTTCTAGCAAGACGCGTTGGCAATACACAGTCAAACATATCAACGCCCCTTTCCACCCCTTCGAATAGGCAGTCCGGAGATCCCACACCCATAAGATACCTAGGGTTTTCCTCAGGCAAAAGCGGAGTTGTATAATCGAGCATTTCATACATTATATCCTTTGACTCGCCTACGCTAAGCCCTCCAAGAGCATATCCCTTAAACCCTAGTTCCACAAGCTCCTCTGCGCTTTGCTTCCTGAGGTCCTTATACATCCCTCCCTGCACTATCCCGAAAAGCGTTTGGTTTTCAGT belongs to Peptostreptococcaceae bacterium and includes:
- the scfA gene encoding six-cysteine ranthipeptide SCIFF, whose translation is MKHIKTLSRGKLKEIKSKGCGECQTSCQSACKTSCTVGNQVCENTK
- the yajC gene encoding preprotein translocase subunit YajC, with the translated sequence MNSSTIQLLFPLLFIGILYFLMIRPQQKKNKAIQKMRENLKVGDKVVTIGGINGTIIKSSDEILTIEIGADKLKLQLSKWAIGTVEEQ
- the tgt gene encoding tRNA guanosine(34) transglycosylase Tgt, whose product is MSFKFEVLKKSNENAARLGRMTTNHGSIETPIFMPVGTQATVKSMTPEELKEIKAQIILSNTYHLYMRPGHDLIKEAGGLHKFMNWDLPILTDSGGFQVFSLGPMRKISEEGVEFRSHIDGSKHFISPEKAIEIQTALGSDIIMAFDECPPYPAEYKYVKNSLERTTRWAKRCKEAHVNTENQTLFGIVQGGMYKDLRKQSAEELVELGFKGYALGGLSVGESKDIMYEMLDYTTPLLPEENPRYLMGVGSPDCLFEGVERGVDMFDCVLPTRLARNGTAMTSRGRISIKQAQYTRDFSPLDPDCDCYTCRNYSKAYLRHLYKSNEILSARLFSYHNLHFLLNLMEKIRKAIDEDTFKTLKKDFFRNYGYDNMIGKDI